In a genomic window of Mageeibacillus indolicus UPII9-5:
- the ybaK gene encoding Cys-tRNA(Pro) deacylase produces MKINKTNALRALDTAKIPYTIHTFDSKTALSAVEVATAIAEPPAKIYKTLVTAGKSGAHYVFVIPGAAELDLKKAARLADEKSIAMLPSKDLLKLTGYVHGGCSPVGMKTLFTTYIDASASSLPTFIVSAGKIGLQMELDPQSLAKLIKASFGEVTT; encoded by the coding sequence ATGAAAATAAACAAAACAAACGCCTTACGCGCTCTTGACACCGCAAAAATCCCCTACACGATCCACACATTCGACAGCAAAACCGCACTTTCCGCCGTAGAAGTGGCAACCGCAATCGCCGAGCCGCCGGCCAAAATATACAAAACTTTGGTTACAGCCGGTAAATCCGGGGCCCATTACGTCTTCGTCATTCCGGGAGCAGCCGAGCTAGACCTAAAAAAAGCGGCACGTTTAGCTGACGAAAAATCCATCGCGATGTTGCCGTCCAAAGATTTGCTGAAACTAACCGGCTATGTACACGGCGGCTGTTCACCAGTGGGCATGAAAACCCTCTTTACCACCTACATTGACGCCTCAGCCAGCTCCCTACCGACCTTCATCGTCAGTGCCGGAAAAATCGGCCTGCAAATGGAGCTTGACCCGCAGAGCCTAGCCAAACTCATCAAAGCCAGTTTCGGCGAAGTGACCACCTAA
- a CDS encoding HAD family hydrolase has protein sequence MNKAKIRAVIFDMDGVLVDSEVDFIKRLRRVLQKQRIVPPEQMLVEMVGAGEKLLNDILQRYLPQITWSKLVKAFLADCVTFPLDYPGLLFADVKPFLAFLRSNGYRVGLASASELPTVRKVLEDCELVTFFDTIYSGTDVVNSKPHPEIYLKAAAAMQVEPAECLIVEDSEYGIRAAVAAGAGVVAARRDCHFNLDQSAADIIFDDMRELEAVLAKDKQGD, from the coding sequence ATGAACAAAGCAAAGATACGAGCCGTCATTTTTGATATGGACGGAGTGCTGGTAGATAGCGAAGTCGATTTTATTAAGCGATTACGGCGGGTATTGCAGAAACAGCGCATCGTGCCACCGGAGCAAATGTTAGTCGAAATGGTCGGAGCCGGGGAAAAATTGTTGAACGATATCTTGCAGCGGTATCTGCCACAAATAACGTGGTCAAAATTGGTGAAAGCTTTTTTGGCGGATTGCGTGACCTTTCCGCTAGATTATCCGGGGCTGCTGTTTGCTGATGTCAAGCCTTTTTTGGCATTCTTGCGCAGTAACGGGTACCGGGTTGGGCTGGCTTCGGCCTCGGAATTGCCAACGGTGCGCAAAGTTTTGGAGGATTGCGAGTTGGTAACATTTTTTGACACTATTTATAGTGGGACGGATGTGGTCAATTCTAAGCCGCATCCGGAGATTTATTTGAAAGCGGCGGCGGCAATGCAGGTGGAGCCGGCGGAATGTTTGATCGTGGAGGATTCGGAATATGGCATTCGCGCGGCGGTGGCGGCTGGCGCCGGGGTGGTCGCGGCGCGGCGAGATTGTCATTTTAATTTGGATCAAAGTGCGGCGGACATTATTTTTGATGATATGCGTGAGCTGGAGGCGGTGCTGGCCAAAGATAAGCAGGGGGATTAG